A single Xylanimonas cellulosilytica DSM 15894 DNA region contains:
- a CDS encoding nitrate reductase subunit alpha translates to MAAPTPTPVRQDTGQSAQDALLRLGRHLRPGEVSDDLRQLFLKGGRQGDAFYRDRWSHDKVVRSTHGVNCTGSCSWKVYVKDGIITWETQQTDYPSVGPDSPEYEPRGCPRGAAFSWYTYSPTRVRYPYVRGVLLEAYRAAKARVGGDPVAAWAEVTTNPETRRAYHSARGKGGLVRATWDEAAEIVAAAHVHTVKEYGPDRVAGFSPIPAMSMVSHGVGARFVQMMGGTMLSFYDWYADLPVASPQVFGDQTDVPESADWWNSSYLMLWGSNIPVTRTPDAHFMAEARYKGTKVVVVSPDYSDATKFADTWLAPHPGTDGALAIAMGHVILREFLVDRTTDRFVEYMRRFADAPFLVKLEETDGGGYTPGKFLTASDLPAQAGVPNAHFKTVLLDADGSAVVPNGTLGHRYGESDAGAWNLDLGDVVPALSVADVPGTAPGVAVHLPRFDVVPSGSDDQAHVGGAGTMTRGVPTRTVDGHLVTTVFDLLLAQYGVERPGLPGDWPTGYDDAETPGTPAWQEQITGVPAAAAAQIGREFARNAEESGGRSMIILGAGTNHWFHSDTIYRTFLALTTMTGCQGVNGGGWAHYVGQEKCRPQTGWAQYAGGLDWVRPPRQMIGTAYWYLATDQWRYDGLPASTLASPLGKGLFEGRTTADTLVESAQRGWMPSYPTFDRNPLDIVDEARAAGVEPAAYVIDQLKSGDLRFAAQDPDDPANFPRVLSVWRANILGSSGKGNEYFLKHLLGTDAAVLAEESGPGRRPQSITWRDEAPRGKLDLLVTMDFRMTSTTLFSDVVLPAATWYEKHDLSSTDMHPFVHSFNPAITPPWQTRTDFDTFHTIARRFSELAGTHLGVREDLVAAPLAHDTPDELAVPHGTLTDSGAPVGERELVPGITMPKLIVVERDYPALAARMASLGPLAVDVGMITKGVKFTPDDEVRRLGEKNGLVPSGPTAGRPRLDRDVHACEMILAFSGTTNGRLAVQGFEDLEKRTGTRLADLAADEGGKRIVFADVQARPVPVITSPEWSGSEHGGRRYTAFAINVERLKPWHTLTGRQHFYLDHDWMLELGEGLPVFRPPLDMHRLFGDSPKLSKDDPSSVPETQVAVRYLTPHSKWSIHSEYQDNLFMLSLSRGGPNIWMSPDDAARIGVRDNEWIEAVNRNGVVVARAVVSHRMPTGTVYMHHATDRTVDVPIAETSGLRGGIHNSLTRILLKPTHLAGGYGQLSYAFNYLGPTGNQRDEVTVIRRRSQEVRYQ, encoded by the coding sequence ATGGCGGCGCCCACGCCTACCCCTGTTCGTCAGGACACCGGCCAGTCAGCGCAGGACGCGCTGCTGCGGCTCGGGCGACATCTGCGGCCCGGCGAGGTCTCCGACGACCTGCGGCAGCTCTTCCTCAAGGGCGGGCGCCAGGGCGACGCGTTCTACCGCGACCGCTGGTCCCACGACAAGGTGGTGCGCTCGACGCACGGCGTGAACTGCACGGGCTCCTGCTCGTGGAAGGTGTACGTCAAGGACGGCATCATCACGTGGGAGACGCAGCAGACCGACTACCCCTCGGTGGGGCCCGACTCCCCCGAGTACGAGCCGCGCGGCTGTCCGCGCGGGGCGGCGTTCTCCTGGTACACCTACTCCCCCACGCGCGTGCGCTACCCGTACGTGCGTGGCGTGCTGCTGGAGGCGTACCGGGCCGCGAAGGCCCGCGTCGGCGGCGACCCGGTGGCGGCGTGGGCAGAGGTCACCACGAACCCCGAGACCCGCCGCGCCTACCACTCGGCCCGCGGCAAGGGCGGCCTGGTGCGGGCCACGTGGGACGAGGCCGCGGAGATCGTCGCGGCCGCCCACGTGCACACCGTCAAGGAGTACGGTCCGGACCGCGTCGCGGGCTTCTCCCCGATCCCCGCGATGTCGATGGTGTCCCACGGCGTCGGCGCGCGGTTCGTGCAGATGATGGGCGGCACGATGCTGTCCTTCTACGACTGGTACGCCGACCTGCCCGTCGCCAGCCCGCAGGTGTTCGGCGACCAGACGGACGTGCCCGAGTCCGCCGACTGGTGGAACTCCTCCTACCTGATGCTGTGGGGCTCGAACATCCCCGTCACCCGCACCCCCGACGCGCACTTCATGGCCGAGGCGCGCTACAAGGGCACCAAGGTGGTGGTGGTCTCCCCCGACTACTCCGACGCGACCAAGTTCGCCGACACGTGGCTCGCCCCGCACCCCGGCACCGACGGGGCGCTCGCGATCGCGATGGGGCACGTGATCCTGCGCGAGTTCCTGGTCGACCGCACCACCGACCGCTTCGTCGAGTACATGCGCCGCTTCGCCGACGCCCCGTTCCTCGTCAAGCTCGAGGAGACCGACGGCGGCGGGTACACGCCCGGCAAGTTCCTCACCGCGTCCGACCTGCCCGCGCAGGCCGGAGTGCCCAACGCGCACTTCAAGACGGTGCTGCTCGACGCCGACGGCAGCGCCGTCGTCCCCAACGGCACCCTCGGGCACCGCTACGGCGAGTCCGACGCCGGCGCCTGGAACCTCGACCTCGGCGACGTCGTCCCGGCGCTGTCGGTGGCGGACGTCCCCGGCACGGCGCCCGGCGTGGCCGTGCACCTGCCCCGCTTCGACGTCGTGCCGTCCGGCTCGGACGACCAGGCGCACGTCGGCGGCGCAGGCACGATGACGCGCGGCGTCCCCACCCGCACGGTCGACGGCCACCTGGTCACCACCGTGTTCGACCTGCTGCTGGCGCAGTACGGCGTCGAGCGTCCGGGCCTCCCGGGCGACTGGCCCACGGGGTACGACGACGCCGAGACACCCGGCACCCCCGCCTGGCAGGAACAGATCACGGGCGTCCCCGCCGCGGCCGCCGCGCAGATCGGGCGCGAGTTCGCCCGCAACGCGGAGGAGTCCGGCGGGCGGTCGATGATCATCCTCGGGGCCGGCACCAACCACTGGTTCCACTCCGACACGATCTACCGCACGTTCCTCGCCCTGACCACGATGACCGGCTGCCAGGGCGTCAACGGCGGCGGCTGGGCCCACTACGTCGGCCAGGAGAAGTGCCGGCCCCAGACCGGGTGGGCGCAGTACGCGGGCGGCCTGGACTGGGTGCGCCCGCCCCGCCAGATGATCGGCACCGCGTACTGGTACCTGGCCACCGACCAGTGGCGGTACGACGGGCTGCCCGCCTCGACGCTCGCCAGCCCGCTCGGCAAGGGCCTGTTCGAGGGCCGCACGACGGCGGACACCCTGGTGGAGTCGGCGCAGCGCGGCTGGATGCCGTCCTACCCGACCTTCGACCGCAACCCGCTGGACATCGTGGACGAGGCGCGCGCCGCCGGGGTCGAGCCCGCCGCGTACGTGATCGACCAGCTCAAGAGCGGCGATCTGCGGTTCGCGGCGCAGGACCCGGACGACCCGGCCAACTTCCCCCGCGTGCTGTCCGTGTGGCGGGCCAACATCCTGGGCTCGTCCGGCAAGGGCAACGAGTACTTCCTCAAGCACCTGCTCGGCACCGACGCGGCCGTGCTGGCCGAGGAGTCCGGCCCCGGCCGCCGCCCGCAGTCCATCACCTGGCGCGACGAGGCGCCGCGCGGCAAGCTCGACCTGCTGGTCACCATGGACTTCCGCATGACGTCGACGACGCTGTTCAGCGACGTCGTGCTCCCGGCGGCCACCTGGTACGAGAAGCACGACCTGTCGTCCACGGACATGCACCCGTTCGTGCACTCGTTCAACCCGGCCATCACCCCGCCGTGGCAGACCCGCACGGACTTCGACACGTTCCACACCATCGCCCGGCGGTTCTCCGAGCTGGCCGGCACGCACCTGGGCGTGCGCGAGGACCTCGTCGCCGCGCCGCTCGCCCACGACACCCCCGACGAGCTCGCCGTCCCCCACGGCACGCTCACCGACTCCGGCGCACCCGTCGGCGAACGCGAGCTCGTCCCGGGCATCACCATGCCGAAGCTGATCGTCGTCGAGCGTGACTACCCCGCGCTCGCCGCCCGCATGGCGTCCCTGGGGCCCCTCGCGGTCGACGTCGGCATGATCACCAAGGGCGTGAAGTTCACGCCCGACGACGAGGTGCGCCGCCTGGGCGAGAAGAACGGGCTGGTGCCCAGCGGTCCCACGGCGGGCCGCCCGCGCCTCGACCGGGACGTGCACGCGTGCGAGATGATCCTCGCGTTCTCGGGCACCACCAACGGGCGCCTCGCAGTGCAGGGCTTCGAGGACCTGGAGAAGCGCACCGGCACCCGCCTCGCCGACCTGGCCGCCGACGAGGGCGGCAAGCGCATCGTCTTCGCCGACGTCCAGGCCCGCCCCGTCCCCGTCATCACCTCCCCGGAGTGGTCGGGTTCGGAGCACGGGGGCCGCCGGTACACGGCGTTCGCCATCAACGTCGAACGGCTCAAGCCGTGGCACACGCTCACGGGCCGCCAGCACTTCTACCTCGACCACGACTGGATGCTGGAGCTCGGCGAAGGGCTGCCGGTGTTCCGCCCGCCGCTCGACATGCACCGGCTGTTCGGCGACTCGCCGAAGCTGTCCAAGGACGACCCGTCGTCGGTGCCCGAGACGCAGGTCGCGGTGCGCTACCTGACCCCGCACTCCAAGTGGTCCATCCACTCCGAGTACCAGGACAACCTGTTCATGCTGTCCCTGAGCCGAGGCGGCCCCAACATCTGGATGAGTCCCGACGACGCGGCCCGCATCGGGGTCCGGGACAACGAGTGGATCGAGGCGGTCAACCGCAACGGCGTCGTCGTCGCCCGCGCCGTCGTCTCCCACCGCATGCCGACGGGGACCGTGTACATGCACCACGCCACGGACCGCACCGTGGACGTGCCGATCGCGGAGACCTCCGGGCTGCGCGGCGGCATCCACAACTCCCTGACCCGCATCCTCCTCAAGCCCACCCACCTGGCGGGCGGCTACGGGCAGCTCTCGTACGCGTTCAACTACCTCGGCCCGACGGGCAACCAGCGCGACGAGGTCACCGTCATCCGCCGCCGCTCGCAGGAGGTGCGTTACCAGTGA
- the narH gene encoding nitrate reductase subunit beta, producing the protein MKVMAQMSMVMNLDKCIGCHTCSVTCKQAWTNRTGMEYVWFNNVETRPGLGYPRTYEDQDRWQGGWKLTKRGRLTLKAGGRWRKLATIFSNPLMPNIHDYYEPWTYEYDMLLNAPQGKHTPVARPKSLLTGDDMKIEWSANWDDDLGGSVETMQQDPVLQHMSEHVATELEKTFMFYLPRICEHCLNPACVASCPSGAMYKRSEDGIVLVDQDKCRGWRMCVTGCPYKKVYFNHKTGKAEKCTLCYPRLEVGLPTVCSETCVGRLRYLGLVLYDADRVGEAASTTDEQDLFAAQRSILLDPHDPAVIEGARRDGIPEDWIQAAQASPIWRLISEFEVALPLHPEYRTLPMVWYIPPLSPVVDVVASSGNDGEDGRTLFAAISQLRIPLEYLAGLFTAGDTGPVEKVLRRLAAMRSAMREVNLGRDLPEEIPAAVGMTGQQVREMYRLLAIAKYEERYVIPTAHTEIAAELDEMACSLDYDGGPGMGGGGPFGSTSGQPTPVAVENFHALAARQTADRPSTPGRVNLLNWDGNGKPQGLFPPGHHPETPDPDAPQAGDHP; encoded by the coding sequence GTGAAAGTGATGGCGCAGATGTCGATGGTCATGAACCTCGACAAGTGCATCGGCTGCCACACCTGCTCGGTCACCTGCAAGCAGGCGTGGACGAACCGCACCGGCATGGAGTACGTGTGGTTCAACAACGTCGAGACCCGCCCCGGCCTCGGCTACCCGCGCACGTACGAGGACCAGGACCGCTGGCAGGGCGGCTGGAAGCTGACCAAGCGCGGCAGGCTCACGCTCAAGGCCGGCGGCCGGTGGCGCAAGCTCGCCACCATCTTCTCCAACCCGCTCATGCCGAACATCCACGACTACTACGAGCCGTGGACGTACGAGTACGACATGCTGCTCAACGCCCCGCAGGGCAAGCACACGCCCGTCGCCCGGCCCAAGTCCCTGCTCACCGGCGACGACATGAAGATCGAGTGGTCGGCCAACTGGGACGACGACCTGGGCGGCTCGGTCGAGACGATGCAGCAGGACCCGGTCCTCCAGCACATGAGCGAGCACGTGGCCACCGAGCTCGAGAAGACCTTCATGTTCTACCTGCCGCGCATCTGCGAGCACTGCCTCAACCCGGCGTGCGTGGCGTCCTGCCCGTCCGGCGCGATGTACAAGCGCAGCGAGGACGGCATCGTCCTGGTGGACCAGGACAAGTGCCGCGGCTGGCGCATGTGCGTGACCGGCTGCCCGTACAAGAAGGTCTACTTCAACCACAAGACCGGCAAGGCCGAGAAGTGCACGCTGTGCTACCCGCGCCTGGAGGTGGGCCTGCCCACCGTGTGCTCCGAGACGTGCGTGGGCCGGCTGCGGTACCTCGGCCTGGTGCTGTACGACGCCGACCGCGTCGGCGAGGCGGCGTCCACCACCGACGAGCAGGACCTGTTCGCCGCCCAGCGCTCGATCCTGCTGGACCCGCACGACCCGGCCGTGATCGAGGGGGCCCGCCGCGACGGCATCCCGGAGGACTGGATCCAGGCCGCGCAGGCCTCCCCCATCTGGCGGCTGATCAGCGAGTTCGAGGTCGCGTTGCCGCTGCACCCCGAGTACCGCACCCTGCCCATGGTCTGGTACATCCCGCCGCTGTCCCCCGTCGTCGACGTCGTCGCGTCGTCGGGCAACGACGGCGAGGACGGGCGCACGCTGTTCGCGGCGATCAGCCAGCTCCGCATCCCGCTGGAGTACCTCGCAGGGCTGTTCACCGCCGGGGACACCGGGCCGGTCGAGAAGGTGCTGCGGCGCCTGGCCGCCATGCGGTCCGCGATGCGCGAGGTCAACCTCGGGCGCGACCTGCCCGAGGAGATCCCCGCCGCCGTCGGCATGACGGGACAGCAGGTGCGCGAGATGTACCGCCTGCTGGCGATCGCCAAGTACGAGGAGCGGTACGTCATCCCCACCGCCCACACCGAGATCGCGGCAGAGCTGGACGAGATGGCCTGCTCGCTGGACTACGACGGCGGGCCCGGCATGGGCGGCGGCGGACCGTTCGGCTCCACCTCCGGCCAGCCGACGCCGGTGGCCGTGGAGAACTTCCACGCGCTCGCGGCCCGGCAGACGGCCGACCGCCCGTCCACGCCCGGCCGGGTCAACCTGCTCAACTGGGACGGCAACGGCAAGCCCCAAGGGCTGTTCCCGCCGGGACACCATCCCGAGACCCCCGACCCCGACGCGCCCCAGGCCGGTGACCACCCATGA
- the narJ gene encoding nitrate reductase molybdenum cofactor assembly chaperone → MMTTLPTPGLRSRLLTPLNPVSLGDAQRRTAHMAAAVLLAYPDDAARATAPTVQAALAGLPAAVRERLEPLAAAIADADDDALRALQADYVATFDLKRKCALYLTYYRAGDTRRRGHALVRFVEAYRAAGFELDSEELPDYLPTVLELSAQAQGEGAKVAAALLAAHREGIEVLRSALAQLTSPWTAVVEAVCLTLGPVDEATAERVAELVLAGPPAELVGLSGYGASDSEGGSPWM, encoded by the coding sequence ATGATGACCACCCTGCCCACCCCGGGCCTGCGGTCCAGGCTGCTGACCCCGCTCAACCCCGTGTCGCTGGGCGACGCGCAGCGCCGCACGGCCCACATGGCCGCGGCGGTGCTGCTCGCCTACCCCGACGACGCGGCCCGGGCCACGGCACCCACCGTCCAGGCGGCGCTCGCCGGGCTGCCCGCGGCGGTACGCGAGCGGCTCGAGCCGCTGGCAGCCGCGATCGCGGACGCCGACGACGACGCCCTGCGCGCTCTGCAGGCCGACTACGTCGCGACGTTCGACCTCAAGCGCAAGTGCGCCCTGTACCTGACGTACTACCGGGCCGGTGACACCCGACGGCGCGGGCACGCCCTGGTGCGGTTCGTCGAGGCGTACCGGGCGGCCGGGTTCGAGCTCGACTCCGAGGAGCTGCCCGACTACCTGCCCACGGTGCTGGAGCTCTCCGCGCAGGCGCAGGGCGAGGGCGCGAAGGTCGCCGCCGCACTGCTGGCCGCGCACCGCGAGGGGATCGAGGTGCTGCGCTCGGCGCTCGCCCAGCTCACCTCGCCCTGGACCGCCGTCGTCGAGGCCGTGTGCCTCACGCTCGGGCCGGTCGACGAGGCGACCGCGGAGCGCGTCGCCGAGCTGGTGCTCGCCGGCCCGCCGGCCGAGCTGGTGGGGCTCTCCGGCTACGGGGCCTCCGACTCCGAGGGAGGGTCGCCGTGGATGTGA
- the narI gene encoding respiratory nitrate reductase subunit gamma, with translation MDVTVGQVLLWAALPYASFAAFVIGLVWRYRYDKFGWTTRSSELYERKLLRLGSPMFHFGLLFIVLGHVAGLVIPKSWTEAVGVSEDLYHLGATVIGSLAGLVALAGLVILIYRRRTTGAVFKATTRNDKLMYVVLTAVILAGIWATVRHQIFGGGHGYDYRETIAPWFRSLWYLNPQVELMADVPVAFAIHVVIASLLFALWPFTRLVHAFSAPVTYPLRPYVVYRSRDQRQGSQAPRRGWERTP, from the coding sequence GTGGATGTGACCGTCGGGCAGGTGCTGCTGTGGGCGGCACTGCCGTACGCGTCGTTCGCCGCGTTCGTGATCGGGCTGGTGTGGCGCTACCGGTACGACAAGTTCGGCTGGACCACCCGCTCCAGCGAGCTGTACGAGCGCAAGCTGCTGCGCCTCGGCTCGCCCATGTTCCACTTCGGGCTGCTGTTCATCGTGCTCGGGCACGTGGCCGGGCTCGTGATCCCCAAGTCCTGGACCGAGGCCGTCGGCGTGAGCGAGGACCTCTACCACCTGGGCGCCACCGTCATCGGGTCGCTCGCCGGGCTCGTCGCCCTGGCAGGGCTCGTGATCCTGATCTACCGGCGGCGCACCACCGGTGCGGTGTTCAAGGCCACCACCCGCAACGACAAGCTCATGTACGTGGTGCTGACGGCCGTCATCCTGGCGGGGATCTGGGCCACCGTCCGGCACCAGATCTTCGGCGGCGGGCACGGCTACGACTACCGCGAGACCATCGCCCCCTGGTTCCGCTCGCTGTGGTACCTCAACCCGCAGGTCGAGCTCATGGCCGACGTCCCGGTCGCGTTCGCCATCCACGTCGTCATCGCCTCGCTCCTGTTCGCGCTATGGCCGTTCACGCGGCTGGTGCACGCCTTCTCCGCCCCGGTGACGTACCCGCTGCGGCCCTACGTCGTCTACCGCTCGCGCGACCAGCGCCAGGGCTCGCAGGCGCCGCGCCGCGGCTGGGAGCGCACGCCGTGA
- a CDS encoding MFS transporter, producing the protein MTQRSIASAGGPSASAGEAGRWPARPGLQLALATIGFGVNFWAWALLSPLGKAYGAELQLTNFEVSLLVAIPVIVGSLGRVFVGSLTDRFGAPVMFPLVSALTIVPVLFVGLFANSFLMLEVGGFVLGLGGTAFAVGVPHVNRWFAAARRGTALGVFGLGMGGTAISAFTTVRIREALGDEAPFVIVAVVLAVYAIVSRLLLREPPGTPPSPAGGLWARTWATFRMPATLMLSWLYAVGFGGFVAFSVYLPTFLANAYDLTQNDAALRTAGFVVLAVLCRPVGGVLSDRFGGVQVSVVAFAVTTVFAALVAFQPPLMPLGTVAFLGMAAALGASSGATFAIVADLAPASAVGAVTGVVGAAGGLGGFIPPLIMGAVYTAHGTYGVGFALLAATSLLTLLFTLGPVRKAAAGT; encoded by the coding sequence GTGACCCAACGCTCCATCGCCTCGGCCGGCGGCCCCTCCGCGAGTGCCGGCGAGGCGGGCCGTTGGCCTGCCCGGCCGGGCCTCCAGCTCGCGCTGGCGACCATCGGGTTCGGCGTGAACTTCTGGGCCTGGGCGCTGCTGAGCCCGCTGGGCAAGGCGTACGGCGCCGAGCTGCAGCTGACGAACTTCGAGGTGTCGTTGCTGGTGGCGATCCCGGTGATCGTGGGGTCGCTCGGCCGGGTCTTCGTGGGGTCGCTCACGGACCGGTTCGGCGCGCCCGTCATGTTCCCGCTCGTCAGCGCTCTGACCATCGTCCCGGTGCTGTTCGTGGGCCTGTTCGCGAACAGCTTCCTCATGCTGGAGGTGGGCGGGTTCGTGCTGGGGCTGGGCGGCACCGCGTTCGCCGTGGGAGTGCCGCACGTCAACAGGTGGTTCGCGGCGGCACGGCGCGGCACCGCGCTGGGCGTCTTCGGCCTCGGGATGGGTGGCACCGCGATCTCGGCGTTCACCACGGTGCGGATCCGTGAGGCGCTCGGCGACGAGGCGCCGTTCGTGATCGTGGCGGTCGTGCTGGCGGTGTACGCGATCGTGTCCCGGCTGCTGCTGCGCGAGCCGCCCGGCACCCCGCCCAGCCCGGCGGGCGGCCTGTGGGCGCGCACGTGGGCGACGTTCAGGATGCCGGCCACGCTGATGCTGTCCTGGCTGTACGCGGTGGGGTTCGGCGGCTTCGTCGCCTTCTCGGTGTACCTGCCGACGTTCCTCGCCAACGCGTACGACCTCACGCAGAACGACGCCGCCCTGCGCACCGCCGGGTTCGTCGTGCTCGCGGTGCTCTGCCGGCCGGTGGGCGGCGTGCTGTCCGACCGGTTCGGGGGCGTGCAGGTGTCGGTGGTCGCGTTCGCCGTCACCACGGTGTTCGCGGCGCTGGTGGCGTTCCAGCCGCCGCTGATGCCGCTGGGCACGGTCGCGTTCCTGGGGATGGCGGCAGCGCTCGGCGCGTCCTCGGGGGCGACGTTCGCGATCGTGGCCGACCTGGCTCCGGCCTCCGCGGTGGGCGCCGTCACCGGCGTCGTCGGGGCTGCGGGCGGCCTGGGCGGGTTCATCCCGCCGCTGATCATGGGCGCGGTGTACACGGCGCACGGCACGTACGGCGTCGGGTTCGCGCTGCTGGCGGCGACGTCGCTGCTCACGCTGCTGTTCACCCTCGGTCCGGTGCGGAAGGCCGCGGCGGGGACGTGA
- the glp gene encoding gephyrin-like molybdotransferase Glp has protein sequence MSEPRYRTIGDHVAAVLARVGSPTAVGRARPARPDGTRDPRDPRDPRGPDGPVALRLPLDDAAVAGPGLVLTDDVVAVWPVPGFDHAAVDGYAVRLADVPAEVPATLRVVGAVRAGDPGSAGLGPAVGQGLGAAQAVRVMTGAPLPPGADAVVPVEATSTSAFIPGVDGTETAVTLTRPRKDNVRRRGEDVAAGTVLRARGEVVSPALIAAAAAAGVTGLDARRGASQAAPGPRVAVISTGSELRPAGTRLGPGGIVDSNSLMLAAIVRAAGAEPVRRGGVPDDAAALRAALDEVAPGVDLIVTTGGVSAGAWDVVRQVLTAPGTPAADVDLTGVAMRPGRPQGLAVWRGVPWIALPGTPVAAFVAAHLFVRPTIAALRGAAPTGVGSQSAVAGSASWPGPGVHGCGGPGEFTRVVPVRAVPGPERLTVVPTAGTARGGHALSALLDADALALVPSGGARPGDPLEVVPL, from the coding sequence ATGAGCGAGCCCCGCTACCGCACCATCGGCGACCACGTCGCCGCGGTGCTCGCGCGCGTCGGGTCCCCCACCGCGGTCGGGCGGGCGCGTCCGGCCCGTCCGGACGGCACGCGCGACCCACGGGACCCACGCGACCCGCGCGGCCCTGACGGCCCGGTCGCGCTGCGGCTGCCGCTCGACGACGCCGCGGTCGCGGGGCCGGGGCTCGTGCTCACCGACGACGTCGTCGCGGTCTGGCCGGTGCCCGGCTTCGATCACGCGGCCGTCGACGGGTACGCGGTCCGGCTCGCCGACGTGCCCGCAGAAGTGCCGGCCACGCTCCGGGTGGTCGGCGCGGTGCGTGCGGGCGACCCCGGGAGTGCCGGGCTGGGCCCGGCCGTTGGGCAGGGTCTCGGTGCGGCGCAGGCCGTGCGGGTGATGACGGGCGCTCCCCTGCCGCCTGGTGCCGACGCGGTCGTGCCGGTCGAGGCGACGTCGACGAGCGCGTTCATCCCCGGCGTCGACGGCACGGAGACCGCCGTGACGCTCACCCGCCCGCGGAAGGACAACGTTCGCCGCCGTGGCGAGGACGTCGCCGCCGGGACCGTCCTGCGGGCGCGCGGCGAGGTGGTCTCCCCGGCGCTGATCGCGGCTGCGGCCGCGGCGGGCGTGACCGGGCTGGACGCGCGGCGGGGCGCGAGCCAGGCGGCGCCCGGTCCGCGGGTCGCCGTGATCTCCACGGGCTCCGAGCTGCGGCCCGCGGGCACCCGGCTCGGCCCGGGCGGCATCGTCGACTCCAACTCCCTGATGCTCGCCGCCATCGTGCGGGCCGCGGGCGCCGAGCCCGTGCGGCGCGGCGGGGTGCCCGACGACGCGGCCGCGCTGCGGGCCGCCCTGGACGAGGTCGCGCCCGGCGTCGACCTCATCGTCACGACGGGCGGCGTGTCCGCGGGGGCGTGGGACGTGGTCCGCCAGGTCCTCACCGCACCGGGCACCCCGGCGGCCGACGTCGACCTGACCGGAGTCGCCATGCGGCCCGGCCGCCCGCAGGGCCTGGCCGTGTGGCGGGGCGTCCCCTGGATCGCCCTGCCGGGCACCCCGGTGGCCGCCTTCGTCGCCGCACACCTGTTCGTCCGGCCCACGATCGCCGCACTGCGCGGAGCGGCACCCACCGGAGTCGGCTCGCAGAGCGCCGTGGCGGGCTCCGCATCGTGGCCGGGCCCGGGCGTGCACGGGTGCGGGGGCCCCGGCGAGTTCACGCGGGTCGTCCCCGTGCGGGCTGTCCCCGGCCCGGAGAGGCTCACCGTGGTGCCCACCGCCGGGACGGCGCGCGGCGGCCACGCGCTGTCCGCGCTCCTCGACGCCGACGCGCTCGCCCTGGTGCCGTCCGGTGGAGCGCGCCCCGGCGACCCGCTCGAGGTGGTGCCGCTCTGA
- the mobA gene encoding molybdenum cofactor guanylyltransferase, whose product MLAGGRASRLRGTPKPGLLLDGSRLLDRALAAVAGAAATAVVGPDDLAGTVGTAILTREDPPFGGPVAGIDAGLRALDRPGAPGVVVLLAVDVPGASRAVPRLLAALTDDADGACLDRDGHPQWLIAAIRRDRLTGALVTLHAQAGSVHDQPVRRLVAPLRLVGVPDDDGASDDVDTWDDLARLEAAARKGMR is encoded by the coding sequence GTGCTCGCCGGGGGTCGTGCCTCGCGGCTGCGCGGCACCCCCAAGCCCGGGTTGCTCCTCGACGGCTCCCGGCTCCTGGACCGCGCGCTCGCCGCGGTGGCGGGCGCGGCGGCCACCGCCGTCGTCGGGCCGGACGACCTGGCCGGAACCGTCGGCACGGCGATCCTCACGCGCGAGGACCCGCCCTTCGGCGGCCCGGTCGCCGGGATCGACGCGGGTCTGCGGGCCCTCGACCGCCCCGGTGCTCCCGGCGTCGTCGTGCTGCTCGCCGTGGACGTTCCGGGCGCCAGCCGCGCCGTGCCACGCCTGCTCGCGGCGCTCACCGACGACGCCGACGGAGCCTGCCTCGACCGCGACGGGCACCCGCAGTGGCTGATCGCCGCCATCCGACGCGACCGCCTGACGGGCGCGCTGGTGACGCTGCACGCCCAGGCGGGTAGCGTGCACGATCAACCGGTCCGGCGCCTGGTCGCCCCGTTGCGGCTGGTCGGGGTGCCGGACGACGACGGCGCGAGCGACGACGTCGACACGTGGGACGACCTGGCGCGGCTCGAGGCCGCCGCACGGAAGGGGATGCGATGA
- a CDS encoding DUF6457 domain-containing protein, producing MNDPQTALAGWVQALERELDLPAGTVDVVAVLDLTRDAAHHVARPAGPVAAYAAGYARALADVAARASSSDGSAPVATPLAASTPLTEGSADAVERAAALARGWEADGAPGTP from the coding sequence ATGAACGACCCGCAGACGGCGCTGGCCGGCTGGGTGCAGGCGCTCGAACGTGAGCTGGACCTGCCCGCGGGAACCGTCGACGTCGTCGCGGTGCTCGACCTCACCCGCGACGCCGCCCACCACGTCGCACGCCCGGCCGGCCCCGTCGCCGCCTACGCCGCCGGGTACGCCCGAGCGCTCGCCGACGTCGCCGCCCGTGCGTCGTCGTCGGACGGGTCGGCCCCGGTCGCCACGCCGCTCGCCGCCTCGACGCCGCTCACCGAGGGCTCGGCCGACGCCGTCGAACGGGCGGCGGCCCTGGCCCGCGGCTGGGAGGCCGACGGCGCCCCGGGAACCCCATGA